The following coding sequences lie in one Vicinamibacterales bacterium genomic window:
- a CDS encoding VWA domain-containing protein gives MFLSTVGLAAQFTSGVNLVEVYAAVVDREGAPVTGLTRADFTVLEEGEPQSLSAFAEGEFPLSVAVAIDRSFSMTARLPTAVAAASAFLGDLRREDQSTLIAIGSEIETIAPLSSDRPPQLGVLDALKPWGTTGLHDAVIASIDAIQSARGRRALVLFSDGVDRYSRAGAREALARARASDVMIYPVALGEARAELFPQLAALTGGRSFQTRDPGQATAAAHQIALELHHQYLLGYSPARPIVAGANQWRAISVRVRRPDVTVRARDGYLAR, from the coding sequence TTGTTCCTGAGCACCGTCGGGCTGGCGGCGCAGTTCACGTCCGGGGTCAACCTCGTCGAGGTCTACGCGGCGGTGGTCGATCGGGAGGGTGCACCGGTGACCGGCCTGACGCGGGCCGACTTCACCGTGCTGGAAGAGGGCGAGCCGCAGTCGCTCTCGGCCTTTGCGGAGGGGGAGTTTCCGTTGTCGGTGGCGGTGGCGATCGACCGCAGCTTCAGCATGACGGCGCGGCTCCCGACCGCGGTCGCCGCGGCGAGCGCATTTCTTGGGGACCTCCGCCGCGAGGACCAGTCGACGCTCATCGCGATCGGGTCCGAGATCGAGACGATCGCGCCGCTTTCGTCCGACCGTCCGCCTCAGCTGGGGGTGCTGGACGCGCTGAAGCCGTGGGGAACGACCGGCCTCCACGACGCCGTGATCGCGTCGATCGACGCGATCCAGTCGGCGCGGGGCCGGCGTGCGCTCGTGCTGTTTTCCGACGGCGTCGACCGTTACAGCCGCGCCGGTGCGCGCGAGGCCCTGGCGCGCGCGCGGGCGTCCGACGTCATGATCTACCCGGTCGCTCTCGGCGAGGCCCGAGCCGAGCTGTTTCCACAGCTGGCCGCTTTGACGGGCGGGCGCTCGTTCCAGACGCGCGATCCGGGGCAGGCGACTGCCGCGGCGCACCAGATCGCCTTGGAACTGCACCACCAGTATCTGCTCGGGTATTCGCCGGCGAGGCCGATCGTCGCCGGCGCGAACCAGTGGCGCGCCATCAGCGTGCGGGTCCGTCGTCCCGACGTGACCGTGCGCGCGCGCGACGGCTACCTGGCGCGCTGA
- the selB gene encoding selenocysteine-specific translation elongation factor, with protein MRDAARATPTSVVIGTAGHIDHGKSSLVLALTGTDPDRLKEEKARGITIDLGFAHASVGNVDLAFVDVPGHERFVKNMLAGVGGIDAVLLVVAADESVMPQTREHFAICRLLRIPCGVIAVTKTDLVDADTLAVTQMEARELVAGSQLADAPIVAVSARTGEGLDALRAALADLAPASAGRPPHGAPRLPIDRVFSMRGFGTVVTGTLTSGTLRADDDLVVLPDGRRVKVRGLQVHGAPETRAEAGRRVAVNLGGVEVSDLARGDTLTIEGGFEVTRRFDARVELLEDARRLRHGGRVRFHQGTAELLARVGLADVTELRAGEGAFARIRLEASAVLARGDRFVLRQYSPPLTIGGGIVLDPQPSRTPIRTAPALARFKRLAASDSDAAMAFVEEARTRGIERAALLRRAGALPAGEVVTVGSALFAAPVVADLEARLLAALDSYHGAHPLADGMPREEARERIFGAAPAALFDEVVQRLGKAGRLAGRDRLALPGRGVTLSDEEGKAQTAIAGVFRAAGLAPPDLAAAAASAQVTGAVADRVAKLLLRQKTLVRIETMLFHAEALDRLKQDVTGLKGSRATVDVAAFKERFGVTRKFAIPLLEWLDRERITRRVGDARVIL; from the coding sequence ATGAGGGATGCCGCACGGGCCACGCCGACGTCGGTCGTCATCGGGACGGCAGGGCATATCGACCACGGCAAGAGCTCGCTCGTCCTGGCGCTGACCGGCACCGATCCCGATCGGCTCAAAGAGGAAAAGGCCCGCGGCATCACCATCGATCTGGGCTTTGCGCACGCCTCGGTCGGCAACGTCGACCTCGCGTTCGTCGACGTGCCCGGGCACGAGCGGTTCGTGAAGAACATGCTGGCGGGCGTCGGCGGGATCGATGCCGTGCTGCTGGTGGTGGCGGCCGACGAATCGGTGATGCCGCAGACGCGCGAGCACTTTGCGATCTGCCGGCTGCTGCGGATTCCGTGTGGCGTCATCGCCGTCACCAAGACCGATCTCGTCGATGCCGACACGCTGGCAGTGACGCAGATGGAGGCGCGGGAACTGGTGGCCGGCTCGCAGCTCGCCGACGCGCCGATCGTTGCCGTCTCGGCGCGTACGGGCGAGGGGCTCGATGCGCTCCGCGCGGCGCTCGCCGATCTGGCGCCGGCCTCAGCCGGGCGGCCGCCGCACGGCGCCCCCCGGCTGCCGATCGATCGGGTGTTTTCGATGCGCGGGTTCGGCACGGTGGTGACCGGCACGCTGACGTCCGGGACGCTGCGCGCCGACGACGACCTGGTCGTGCTGCCGGACGGCCGCCGCGTCAAAGTGCGCGGTCTTCAGGTGCACGGCGCGCCGGAGACGCGGGCTGAGGCCGGGCGGCGGGTCGCGGTCAACCTCGGCGGTGTCGAGGTGTCGGACCTCGCCCGCGGAGACACCCTCACGATCGAGGGCGGGTTCGAGGTGACGCGCCGCTTCGACGCGCGGGTGGAACTGCTCGAAGACGCGCGCCGGCTCCGACACGGCGGCCGCGTCCGATTTCACCAGGGGACCGCCGAGCTGCTCGCGCGTGTCGGGCTCGCCGACGTCACCGAGCTCAGGGCGGGTGAAGGCGCCTTTGCGCGGATCCGTCTCGAAGCGTCAGCTGTACTGGCGCGCGGCGATCGGTTCGTGCTGCGGCAGTATTCGCCGCCGCTGACGATCGGCGGCGGGATCGTCCTGGATCCGCAGCCGTCGCGAACGCCGATCCGGACCGCGCCAGCTCTCGCGCGTTTCAAGCGGCTGGCCGCCTCGGATAGCGACGCGGCGATGGCCTTCGTCGAGGAAGCGCGCACCCGTGGCATCGAGCGTGCGGCGCTCCTGCGGCGCGCCGGCGCCCTGCCGGCCGGTGAGGTCGTGACCGTCGGGTCGGCGCTCTTCGCCGCGCCAGTGGTGGCGGATCTCGAGGCCCGCCTGCTGGCGGCGCTCGACAGCTACCACGGCGCGCACCCGCTCGCTGACGGCATGCCGCGCGAGGAAGCGCGCGAGCGGATCTTCGGCGCGGCGCCGGCGGCGCTGTTCGACGAGGTCGTGCAGCGGCTTGGCAAGGCAGGCAGGCTGGCCGGGCGCGATCGGCTCGCGTTGCCGGGGCGCGGGGTGACGCTCAGCGACGAAGAAGGGAAGGCGCAGACCGCCATCGCCGGGGTGTTTCGCGCCGCCGGACTGGCGCCTCCGGACCTCGCCGCAGCCGCGGCGTCAGCGCAGGTGACGGGGGCGGTGGCTGATCGTGTGGCGAAGCTCTTGCTGCGGCAGAAGACGCTCGTGCGGATCGAGACGATGCTGTTTCACGCGGAAGCGCTGGATCGCCTGAAGCAGGACGTGACCGGATTGAAGGGGAGCCGGGCGACGGTGGATGTCGCGGCGTTCAAGGAGCGGTTCGGCGTGACGAGGAAGTTTGCGATCCCGCTGCTCGAATGGCTGGACCGCGAGCGAATCACGAGGCGGGTCGGCGATGCGCGGGTGATTCTGTAG
- a CDS encoding NAD(P)/FAD-dependent oxidoreductase, which translates to MERFEVIVIGAGPSGAVAAAALASGGARVAMADGSHPREKPCGGGVTRRALELIRALSGIDGHPSPDPPVPFAPVGRVRFEAGARAATVPLPAGDLDVFAREPFDAALVATAVARGASLIRARATSISRDAGMWTVAFADGRSATAPWILGADGAAGIVRKTVARPFSRSQLSIAAGSYVDAPDIPEIVIRFVDRPRGYLWSFPRPGHFAVGTCAQADETSTREMHAITDAWLDRYAPAASGHRRRYAWPIPSLSAGDVDAERPAGNGWLLLGDAAGLVDPITREGIFFALRSGQLAAAALTTANPARQYAAAVRDELYAEVRRAARLKAGFFRPRFTSLLVDALQHSAGIRDVMIDLVAGRQPYRGLKRRLLRTLEVGLAWQALRQDWAREPRQLSAPGSRRARARSRRDDGPAR; encoded by the coding sequence GTGGAGCGTTTCGAGGTCATCGTCATCGGAGCAGGACCATCCGGGGCCGTGGCGGCGGCCGCGCTCGCATCCGGCGGCGCACGGGTGGCGATGGCCGACGGCAGCCATCCACGAGAGAAACCGTGCGGCGGCGGCGTCACGCGGCGCGCGCTCGAGCTGATTCGCGCGCTCAGCGGCATCGATGGACACCCATCGCCCGACCCGCCGGTCCCCTTCGCGCCGGTTGGCCGCGTGCGGTTCGAGGCGGGCGCTCGCGCCGCAACGGTCCCCCTTCCGGCTGGCGACCTCGATGTGTTCGCCCGCGAGCCGTTCGACGCGGCCCTGGTCGCAACGGCGGTCGCACGAGGCGCCTCGCTGATTCGGGCGCGCGCCACATCCATATCCCGCGACGCCGGGATGTGGACGGTGGCATTCGCCGACGGCCGATCGGCGACCGCCCCGTGGATCCTCGGCGCCGATGGCGCGGCCGGGATCGTCAGGAAGACGGTCGCGCGCCCCTTCTCGCGGTCGCAGCTGTCGATTGCGGCCGGATCGTACGTGGATGCTCCCGACATTCCGGAAATCGTAATCAGGTTCGTAGATCGTCCGCGCGGATACTTGTGGTCCTTTCCGCGACCCGGACACTTCGCGGTCGGCACGTGCGCGCAGGCCGATGAGACGTCAACCAGGGAGATGCACGCCATCACCGACGCGTGGCTCGACCGGTATGCTCCGGCGGCGTCGGGACACCGGCGGCGCTACGCCTGGCCGATCCCGTCGTTGTCGGCAGGTGACGTCGACGCCGAGCGCCCGGCCGGGAACGGCTGGCTGCTCCTCGGGGACGCCGCCGGCCTGGTCGATCCGATCACCCGCGAGGGGATCTTCTTCGCGCTCCGCTCGGGGCAGCTCGCGGCCGCGGCGCTGACCACCGCGAACCCGGCGCGCCAGTACGCCGCGGCGGTTCGCGACGAGCTGTACGCCGAGGTGCGCCGAGCCGCGCGGCTGAAGGCCGGCTTCTTCCGTCCGCGTTTCACGTCGCTGCTCGTCGACGCTCTGCAGCACAGCGCCGGCATCCGCGACGTGATGATCGACCTGGTGGCCGGCCGCCAGCCGTACCGGGGGCTGAAGCGCCGCCTGCTCCGGACGCTCGAGGTCGGGCTCGCATGGCAGGCCCTGCGCCAGGACTGGGCTCGCGAACCCCGCCAGCTCAGCGCGCCAGGTAGCCGTCGCGCGCGCGCACGGTCACGTCGGGACGACGGACCCGCACGCTGA
- the rnr gene encoding ribonuclease R, which translates to MLNGEQLLTLIREKVEHPATSRELLQRLQIPREQRATVTRLLKELVQAGHLVQTRGNRFGLPDRMNLVVGRVQTHPRGFGFVVPDRPLEGVAGDIFIAGTNLNQAMHGDKVVVRVERTGERAEGRILRILERGASSVVGRFEVDESGMGFLVPFDRRLIVDVLIASEERGEAKAGDMVVVEITRWPTPTRSPLGRVVDVLGGIDEPGVDTEIIIRKYGINDAHGPAAIEEATRLGGAVKEKDIRGRTDFRPQTTVTIDGEHARDFDDAITIEKLPNGHYWLGVHIADVAHYVPEGGALDEEAYERSTSVYFPERAVHMFPAELSTGLCSLNPQVDRLVQSCLMEIDRRGEVVRYEIHDGVIHSDARMTYTDVSAILTDREPRLLRQYATLVPMFETMRELFEILNARRRRRGSIDFDLKEPEIILDDQGMVEQIIARERNVAHRIIEEFMLVANETVAQHLDEHAVPTLYRVHESPDPLKVEEFEEFVSTLGYSLGAPTNAVKPRHFQRLVEKIQGKPEEKPIAFLMLRTMQKARYDPENLGHFGLAASYYAHFTSPIRRYPDLVVHRTLRESRRGMPADRVEQLTEDLPEMARHTSERERRANDAERELVQWKKVRFMADKVGDEFEGYLTGVTAFGLYVELVEHFVEGMVHVSTMADDYYRFIERAHILRGENQGRVYRLGDRVRVQVIKVDMERRQIDLGLAEILDRVRLSEQNRGPRRSKAEPKAERRPTNSRPGKKERQERRRRRR; encoded by the coding sequence ATGTTGAACGGCGAACAACTGCTGACGCTGATCCGCGAGAAGGTCGAACATCCTGCCACGTCCCGCGAACTGTTGCAGCGGCTGCAGATCCCCCGCGAGCAGCGCGCCACGGTAACCCGGCTCCTCAAGGAGCTCGTCCAGGCCGGCCATCTCGTTCAGACGCGCGGCAACCGTTTCGGTCTGCCGGATCGCATGAACCTGGTCGTCGGCCGCGTCCAGACCCATCCGCGCGGTTTCGGCTTCGTCGTCCCGGATCGGCCACTCGAGGGCGTGGCGGGCGATATCTTCATCGCCGGCACCAATCTCAATCAGGCGATGCACGGCGACAAGGTCGTGGTGCGCGTCGAGCGGACCGGCGAACGCGCCGAGGGACGGATCCTGCGCATCCTCGAGCGCGGCGCCTCGAGCGTGGTCGGGCGTTTCGAGGTCGATGAATCGGGAATGGGTTTCCTGGTGCCGTTCGACCGCCGCCTGATCGTCGACGTGCTGATCGCCAGCGAGGAACGCGGCGAGGCCAAGGCCGGGGACATGGTGGTGGTCGAGATCACCCGCTGGCCGACGCCGACCCGCAGCCCGCTCGGCCGCGTCGTCGACGTGCTCGGCGGCATCGACGAGCCGGGCGTCGACACCGAGATCATCATCCGCAAGTACGGCATCAACGACGCGCATGGCCCCGCGGCCATCGAGGAGGCGACGCGCCTCGGCGGCGCCGTGAAAGAGAAGGACATCCGCGGCCGCACCGACTTCCGCCCGCAGACGACGGTGACGATCGACGGCGAGCACGCGCGCGACTTCGACGACGCGATCACGATCGAGAAGCTCCCCAACGGCCACTACTGGCTGGGCGTCCACATCGCCGACGTCGCCCACTACGTGCCGGAAGGCGGCGCGCTCGACGAGGAGGCCTACGAGCGATCGACGTCGGTCTACTTCCCCGAACGCGCGGTCCACATGTTCCCGGCGGAGCTGTCGACCGGCCTGTGCAGCCTGAACCCGCAGGTCGACCGCCTGGTGCAGTCGTGCCTGATGGAAATCGACCGCCGCGGCGAGGTCGTCCGCTACGAGATCCACGACGGCGTGATCCACAGCGACGCGCGCATGACGTATACGGACGTCAGCGCGATCCTGACCGATCGCGAGCCGCGACTCCTGCGCCAGTACGCGACGCTGGTGCCGATGTTCGAGACGATGCGCGAGCTGTTCGAGATCCTCAACGCGCGCCGGCGCCGGCGCGGCTCGATCGACTTCGACCTCAAGGAGCCGGAGATCATCCTCGACGACCAGGGGATGGTCGAGCAGATCATCGCCCGCGAGCGCAACGTCGCCCACCGGATCATCGAGGAGTTCATGCTCGTCGCCAACGAGACTGTCGCGCAGCACCTCGACGAGCACGCCGTGCCGACGCTCTACCGCGTGCACGAATCGCCCGACCCGCTCAAGGTCGAGGAGTTCGAGGAGTTCGTCAGCACGCTCGGCTACAGCCTCGGCGCGCCGACCAATGCCGTCAAGCCGCGCCACTTCCAGCGGCTGGTGGAGAAGATCCAGGGGAAGCCCGAGGAAAAGCCGATCGCCTTCCTGATGCTGCGGACGATGCAGAAGGCGCGCTACGACCCGGAGAACCTGGGGCACTTCGGCCTGGCGGCCAGCTACTACGCGCATTTCACCTCCCCGATCCGGCGGTATCCGGATCTCGTGGTGCACCGCACGCTGCGCGAGTCGCGCCGCGGTATGCCGGCCGACCGCGTCGAGCAGCTCACCGAGGACCTGCCCGAGATGGCGCGCCACACCTCCGAGCGGGAACGCCGGGCCAACGACGCCGAGCGCGAGCTCGTGCAGTGGAAGAAGGTGCGCTTCATGGCCGACAAGGTCGGCGACGAGTTCGAGGGCTACCTGACGGGCGTGACCGCGTTCGGCCTCTACGTCGAGCTCGTCGAGCACTTCGTCGAGGGCATGGTGCACGTCTCGACGATGGCCGACGACTACTACCGATTCATCGAGCGGGCGCACATCCTGCGCGGCGAGAACCAGGGACGCGTCTACCGGCTCGGCGATCGCGTCCGGGTGCAGGTGATCAAGGTCGACATGGAGCGCCGGCAGATCGACCTCGGCCTCGCCGAGATCCTCGATCGCGTGCGCCTGTCCGAGCAGAACCGCGGTCCGCGGCGGAGCAAGGCCGAGCCCAAGGCCGAACGCCGCCCCACCAACAGCCGGCCGGGCAAGAAGGAGCGGCAGGAGCGACGGCGGAGGCGCCGCTGA
- the tatA gene encoding twin-arginine translocase TatA/TatE family subunit: MLRNKAASAPKVVESERSVSGKGFIMLGRLGIPELIIILMIVILIFGANRLPEIGRGIGKGIRNFKDATKEGEDPS; encoded by the coding sequence GTGCTCAGGAACAAGGCGGCCAGCGCCCCGAAAGTGGTAGAATCGGAGCGTTCTGTTTCAGGGAAAGGCTTCATCATGCTCGGCAGGCTCGGTATCCCGGAACTCATCATCATCCTGATGATCGTCATCCTGATCTTCGGGGCAAACCGTTTGCCGGAGATCGGTCGCGGCATCGGCAAGGGGATCCGCAATTTCAAGGACGCCACCAAGGAAGGCGAAGACCCGAGCTGA